From the genome of Microcoleus sp. bin38.metabat.b11b12b14.051, one region includes:
- a CDS encoding glycosyltransferase, translated as MSDRTPQVSVVIPAYNCAAYIGQAVDSVLHQTYSDWEIIVIDDGSRDDTRLILEQYGDRLRYIYQQNQGVSIARNRGIELARGEFIAFLDADDYFLPDKIAGQIAVFAAQPNIGIVHSGWRQVNSIGEPIKDVKPWENVPKLDLEMWLRWKPVLPSAMVFRRHWLEQAGGFDPRFPPAEDTDLVLRLALMGCETEWLRQITVCYRQHEQSAMYKGLPQAKSLAAVTDNFFARPELPDKIRLLEKQIKYSTFVWIAWYLHRTGHPVEMAEFLQRSWNYTPYLPVETVINWAECFTEFSQDAGHELDADLLAQSSEWQQLMQWVILSSHTKIGL; from the coding sequence ATGAGCGATCGAACTCCGCAGGTAAGCGTGGTAATTCCCGCTTACAACTGCGCTGCTTACATCGGCCAAGCCGTTGATAGCGTCCTGCACCAAACCTATAGTGACTGGGAAATTATTGTTATAGACGACGGTTCACGAGACGACACCAGATTAATTTTAGAGCAATATGGCGATCGCCTGCGCTACATTTACCAACAAAATCAAGGAGTTTCCATTGCCAGAAATCGCGGCATCGAACTAGCCAGAGGAGAATTCATCGCCTTTCTAGATGCAGATGACTACTTTTTACCAGACAAAATAGCAGGACAAATCGCTGTATTTGCAGCGCAACCAAATATAGGAATAGTCCACAGCGGCTGGCGTCAAGTAAACAGTATAGGCGAACCGATCAAAGATGTCAAACCCTGGGAAAACGTGCCTAAATTAGACTTAGAAATGTGGCTGCGCTGGAAACCAGTATTGCCAAGCGCGATGGTATTTCGGCGCCATTGGTTAGAACAAGCCGGCGGATTTGACCCTCGATTCCCTCCGGCAGAAGATACAGATTTAGTGCTGCGTTTAGCCTTAATGGGATGCGAAACAGAGTGGTTGCGACAAATAACAGTTTGCTACCGCCAGCACGAACAAAGCGCCATGTACAAAGGTTTACCGCAGGCTAAATCCCTGGCGGCTGTCACGGACAATTTTTTTGCTCGCCCCGAATTGCCGGATAAAATACGTTTGTTAGAAAAGCAAATCAAGTACAGTACATTTGTTTGGATTGCTTGGTATTTGCACCGCACCGGTCATCCTGTTGAAATGGCAGAGTTTTTGCAGCGCTCTTGGAATTATACGCCTTATTTGCCTGTGGAAACAGTAATTAATTGGGCGGAGTGTTTTACCGAATTTTCGCAGGATGCGGGCCATGAATTGGATGCAGATTTATTAGCTCAATCTTCTGAGTGGCAGCAATTAATGCAGTGGGTTATTCTCAGCAGCCACACTAAAATAGGTTTGTAG
- a CDS encoding class I SAM-dependent methyltransferase produces the protein MANKSEQTQDWYSEYIATYTWEQRKNWYSQIADAYNKTRPRYPQQLINRVVELAQLPSDANILEIGCGPGIATVPFAEFGFAMLCLEPSQPACQLARENCVIYPSVEIKNQTFEEWELEAEKFNAVLAATSFHWVSPEIRYQKTAAALKDKGLLILLWNAGVLPQDEVYRVLDEVYQNQAPSLAEYHAKERADRAESIKELGQNVIESGLYENLIYEQLLCKTTYSIEDYLALLQTYSEYIALDDKKRTSLLAKLREALEKNCGNSIEASYLSAFHIAKKL, from the coding sequence ATGGCAAATAAATCCGAACAAACCCAAGATTGGTATAGCGAATATATCGCCACCTACACTTGGGAACAGCGAAAAAACTGGTACAGTCAAATCGCAGATGCCTACAACAAAACCAGACCGCGCTATCCTCAACAACTAATTAATCGCGTCGTGGAATTAGCCCAACTTCCCTCAGATGCAAACATTCTTGAAATCGGCTGCGGCCCCGGAATTGCCACTGTTCCGTTTGCTGAATTCGGCTTTGCAATGCTTTGTCTCGAACCCAGTCAGCCAGCTTGTCAGCTAGCGCGAGAAAACTGTGTAATTTATCCATCTGTAGAGATTAAAAATCAAACTTTTGAAGAGTGGGAATTAGAAGCTGAGAAATTCAATGCTGTACTCGCCGCGACTTCTTTTCATTGGGTGTCGCCGGAGATTCGCTATCAAAAAACGGCCGCCGCACTTAAAGATAAAGGTTTATTAATTTTACTGTGGAATGCCGGAGTTTTGCCACAGGATGAAGTTTACCGAGTTTTGGATGAAGTTTATCAAAATCAAGCTCCGTCTCTAGCAGAATATCATGCAAAAGAAAGAGCTGATCGAGCAGAAAGTATCAAAGAACTCGGACAAAATGTCATCGAATCAGGGCTGTACGAGAATTTAATTTACGAGCAGTTATTGTGTAAAACCACTTACAGTATAGAAGATTATCTGGCACTGTTGCAGACTTACTCTGAGTACATAGCGCTCGACGATAAAAAAAGAACATCATTGTTAGCAAAATTACGGGAAGCACTCGAAAAAAACTGCGGAAATAGCATCGAAGCTTCTTATCTTTCAGCCTTTCACATTGCCAAAAAACTTTAG